The window CATTATACCCATCCCAAACGTTGTCCATGTCCACCAACCCTGTCAAGTTATCATGTTCTCCAAAATGCCTCAGCAAAGTAATCTCTCTCAACGCTCTTCTCGCCAAAATGATCTTGTCAAACACCTTGGTCACACACTTGACGGCGATAGGAATTTCCGTTTCGGCATCTTGTACTTGGATGACTAGACCATAGGCACCTTGGCCTAATGGTCGAAGAAGCTTCCAACGGTTGGGCAAGTGGAAAGGATGATTAAGAATGTTGAGTGTCCAGTAGCCCCTGTACAGCTGTCAGCATGGCTCACATCACAGTTCGAACCTGTGTAATCACCTTTGCTTGAGCGTCTCTTCATTAAGCGGATGATCTTTTTCGTACACTTTTACATTATTCCCAGAGGATCCATCCAGTCCTCTCTTCGCAGCCGCCGCCATCCTACTCGCTCCCGTTTGCGGTGGACTGACCTTTATAGGCGCTTCAAGGACTGTTGTCGCGGGTGTTAGGGTCCCAGTCCCTAAAGGTCCTCGGGAaacagaggaagaaggacCGCATCTAGGGTTGGACGATGACGAAGAAGTACTGGTTTGGCCTGTTATTGGAGGCATGAGTGTTGGTTCAATGGGTCTGGGAAGACCTTTCGGCTCTgttggaggagatgattGTGTGACGTTTCCGTTCTTcaaaagagaagaaagacTTCCTGACGCAGTAGCAGTACTTGGGTTGACGGGAACACTTGGAGCTCGTCTGATGACATCAGGCGAACCACTAAGTTTTGAGCACGCTGAGCTGATAGCTGGTGTGGACTGGGTATGAGGTGGCCTAGGAGGCTGGGAACGAGGCATCATTGGTTTATTTGAAGGGCTGGTCATTTCCGTAAGGATGAAATAAGAGATCTTGATCGTCAGTTGGAAAAAGTCGTGAAGGGCCGTAAAATTGCGATCTGGAGGCTTTGCTTGAAAGACTTGATAAATGTGTCTTTTTGCCACTTGACACAAGTTTCTCGTCTTGGGATAGCTCTAAACACGTCGTATACACTGTGATTGCCGGGGAGAAGAGGACTCGACGTGTAGCTGGCTATGAGCGGAATGCGGCGGAGGCTGTGGGGTATGACAACGAGGGCTCAAATGCGCTGTAGGAACATGCGTGTTATGGCTCGGTGGTCGATATAGGTTGATGATATGTGAGACTGTCGAGTGTGCTGTCCTATTGAGTGGGCTGTGAGCAATGATAGCAGGAagaaagatggaagagaggatggaaagaagaagggaatgGCTGTACGTGAATTTGTTGGAGAAATGTCTCGCGCTTAAGGTCAAATCACTTTCGGCCCAATTCATTTCCCGTGCCTCGATATTCGGCATTTTCAGTCCCCTCGCAGCTACTTGAGTATAGAAGAGCATTCATCTCGTACAACGAAGACACTCCTATGATATACACTATCATATCTAGAACACAGACAAAACAGAACAGCAAAACTGTATAAACCACACCAATGGCCGCCGCTTCCCACGCCTCCCAGGTACCGTTCCTCGAGATAACATCTCTTCAAACATCCACTTGCCGCTCCAacttcttcattctcttctcATCCAAAGCTCTAACAATCTCTCACTTAGAACTCGTGGTCCCAGTTGGGATCACCATTTGGCGCGCCTCCATTTGCCCTCCCATTACTCGTACTTCCTTCCCTGGGTCGTCCGCTTCCCCCCACTCGTGCACCACTTTCATCTCCATTGCCGTACTCGGGGTTCCTCGCCCAATCATGTATATGGTCTTGCTTCTTGTTCAGCTTCTTGCTTGAACGGCGCTTGCTGCCGTAATCCTTACCCCACTCGGGcacatcatcatcagtGGCAGCCACCGGAGGGTAAGTGTTGGATGCTCCGGATGATCGTCGGGCAGCGCGTTGCCACCGGTCTCCACCAGAGGACGCGTTACGCTTATATGATCGACCATCTCCGACAGCACCTTCAAAGTTGGCTGGATAGTGCCACTTGCGCTGGTTCGGGGCTTGGTCTATTTGGAATCAACGTATACATCAGCACAGACCATCACAGAATGAGAAGCATGACTTTGTAACACTTACCAGCGTTGTAATACTCTTCATCGTCCGCAGTCCACAAGCCCtcattcctcctcctttcAACCTCTTCGGGGTTCTCGACGGTAGGGTCATAGTTGGGTccctcttcaccttcctcGAGCTCTTGTTCAGCAAGAGTAGAGTGGTTGTTACGCTCATCGAAGCGTTTGGACCACTGATTCTTTCGGGCACGTCGTTCTCGACTGGAGTTGTCGACAAGACCGTACTAATCAAAGCATGAGACGTGTGTTTCGAC of the Cryptococcus gattii WM276 chromosome H, complete sequence genome contains:
- a CDS encoding Hypothetical Protein (Similar to TIGR gene model, INSD accession AAW45603.1), with translation MSYNHMLPKKISLKPKKHHGFQVFLWLLGLLLPPLAVAVRFGIGVDFFINVFLCICGYFPCHFHNFYIQNIRNNTNRARTPKWALKYGLVDNSSRERRARKNQWSKRFDERNNHSTLAEQELEEGEEGPNYDPTVENPEEVERRRNEGLWTADDEEYYNADQAPNQRKWHYPANFEGAVGDGRSYKRNASSGGDRWQRAARRSSGASNTYPPVAATDDDVPEWGKDYGSKRRSSKKLNKKQDHIHDWARNPEYGNGDESGARVGGSGRPREGSTSNGRANGGAPNGDPNWDHEF